The following coding sequences are from one Campylobacter sp. RM16187 window:
- the csx20 gene encoding CRISPR-associated protein Csx20, translated as MKKMFLLINHDLTEEQKDQALKVFGIESIVNIADDAWSSINPSDENIVDALNVYKKELMLEAKYGDVLLVQGDFGATYNMINFAKNIGLKTIYATTKRIVQELIIDGKSVTRRQFKHEKFREYL; from the coding sequence ATGAAAAAAATGTTTTTGCTCATAAATCATGATTTAACCGAAGAGCAAAAAGATCAAGCATTAAAGGTATTTGGTATAGAAAGCATAGTAAATATCGCAGATGATGCGTGGTCTAGCATAAATCCATCGGACGAAAATATAGTAGATGCCTTAAATGTATATAAAAAGGAGTTGATGCTAGAAGCTAAGTATGGCGATGTTTTGTTGGTGCAGGGGGATTTTGGTGCCACTTATAATATGATAAATTTTGCCAAAAATATCGGGCTAAAGACTATCTATGCTACCACTAAGCGCATAGTTCAAGAGCTCATAATAGATGGAAAATCAGTTACGAGGCGCCAATTTAAACACGAGAAATTTAGGGAATACTTATAA
- the cas6 gene encoding CRISPR system precrRNA processing endoribonuclease RAMP protein Cas6 has product MLKYIVIEVKGISIKPLYSFTGSTIRGVFGRGLRYVCCPYVNGECKQCEIYDSCVYYEFFENLQITPNFKLDILLNSNSFDFKIFLFEHATNYVKQVLIAIKNMAEIGFGVDRKPFQFKQLLLNSNNITKYNIQDINHDTLTFTPKLTAGDYHITTLTPIRMKQNAKFIRSHMDFKLFIHQIAMRFATIVNKPIIKHEAAFEHIEQNFNYYNITRYSNRQECKMDLSGVMGQVTVYKLDDYSAKLLELATIINVGKSTTFGLGKIDVKRI; this is encoded by the coding sequence ATGCTCAAATATATCGTAATAGAGGTAAAAGGTATTAGCATAAAGCCCCTGTATTCATTTACAGGGTCAACTATACGTGGAGTTTTTGGTCGAGGACTTAGATACGTCTGCTGCCCATACGTAAATGGAGAGTGTAAACAATGTGAAATTTATGACTCTTGTGTATATTATGAGTTTTTTGAAAACTTACAAATAACTCCAAATTTCAAACTTGATATTCTATTAAATTCAAATTCTTTTGATTTTAAAATTTTTCTTTTCGAACACGCCACAAACTATGTTAAGCAGGTTTTGATAGCTATAAAAAATATGGCAGAAATAGGTTTTGGCGTAGATCGAAAACCATTTCAATTTAAACAGTTACTGCTAAATTCTAACAATATTACTAAATACAACATACAAGATATCAATCACGATACATTAACCTTTACACCTAAACTAACAGCAGGCGACTACCATATCACAACTTTAACACCCATTCGAATGAAGCAAAATGCTAAATTTATTAGATCCCACATGGACTTTAAGCTCTTTATTCATCAGATAGCAATGAGATTTGCCACTATCGTAAATAAGCCAATAATAAAGCATGAAGCTGCATTTGAGCATATCGAGCAAAACTTTAACTACTATAATATCACCAGATACTCAAATCGTCAAGAATGCAAAATGGACCTTAGCGGCGTAATGGGACAAGTTACCGTTTATAAATTGGACGATTACTCTGCCAAGCTTTTAGAGCTGGCCACTATAATCAATGTAGGCAAAAGCACAACATTTGGATTAGGTAAAATTGATGTAAAACGAATATAA
- the cas2 gene encoding CRISPR-associated endonuclease Cas2, with protein sequence MNLVVCYDVRSTKRRNKVATTLEAYGIRANYSVFELDIKDKDFDIIKAKLNSLIDQKTDKILFYRLCRTCVAKSESLGDGKIFSPLDTYI encoded by the coding sequence ATGAATTTGGTCGTCTGCTATGATGTAAGATCGACAAAACGTCGCAATAAAGTTGCTACTACTCTTGAAGCTTACGGAATCCGCGCTAACTATTCAGTTTTTGAACTGGATATCAAAGACAAGGATTTTGATATCATCAAAGCCAAGCTTAATAGTCTCATCGATCAAAAAACTGACAAAATTCTATTTTACCGTTTATGTCGTACTTGTGTGGCAAAAAGCGAGAGCTTAGGTGACGGTAAAATTTTTAGCCCTCTTGATACTTATATATAA
- a CDS encoding macro domain-containing protein — translation MVTLKHGNIFNTKAGTIVNTINCVGVMGAGIAYEFRLRYPEMFSRYVELCGEGNPNKIEIGKLWLYKANDGRQVLNFPTKKHWKDPSKMSYIKAGLEKFVNTYASKNINHIAFPLLGTSNGGLDKEEVINLMMEFLEPLEIECEIWEFNESASDDLYDEFALNFDIDELKRQAKAMDIKNIRFQAIKDAIDSGLYHSLSSLLRAPGIGDKSLEACFKIVKGMPKRLF, via the coding sequence ATGGTAACACTAAAACATGGAAATATATTTAACACCAAAGCAGGCACTATAGTAAATACTATCAACTGCGTAGGCGTTATGGGTGCCGGCATAGCCTATGAGTTTAGGTTGCGCTATCCTGAGATGTTCTCACGATATGTCGAGCTTTGCGGTGAAGGCAACCCAAATAAAATAGAAATAGGAAAACTATGGCTATATAAAGCAAACGATGGGCGACAGGTGCTAAATTTCCCGACTAAAAAGCACTGGAAAGACCCATCTAAAATGAGCTACATAAAAGCCGGTCTAGAAAAATTTGTGAATACTTATGCGAGCAAAAACATCAACCACATCGCATTTCCACTGCTTGGTACATCAAATGGTGGTCTTGATAAAGAAGAAGTTATAAATTTGATGATGGAATTTCTAGAGCCTTTAGAAATAGAGTGTGAAATTTGGGAATTTAATGAGAGCGCAAGCGATGATTTGTATGATGAATTTGCACTAAATTTCGATATAGATGAACTCAAAAGACAAGCCAAAGCCATGGATATAAAAAATATAAGATTTCAAGCCATAAAAGATGCGATAGATAGCGGACTATATCACTCGCTAAGCTCTTTGCTAAGGGCTCCTGGCATAGGCGACAAGTCCCTTGAGGCATGTTTTAAGATAGTTAAAGGCATGCCCAAAAGACTATTTTAG
- a CDS encoding CRISPR-associated DxTHG motif protein, which yields MPLNIVKKANSPQIKKNNDKTAVITILGIQGQKDNIKTEGCAKYYFAGENLDKSQEFFNTLPLLADKFGAENIVPIYTAEAREFNEAVVAQYANFEINFNDDYKIVDEKNFEALFEIFERAIDDLVKSGVGRIVFDVTHGFRHLPLLALVDLLIQNFSNVSQIDQILFAKEIEKFKLYEIIDLRQYLDIANIAFVIAAFSQNYTLAQHIKTKKFESLVNALNAFSHNILSLNIAKLKSSHGELIKELDKIDDVALISRAKNLKEKLSKICDWDDSAYVFRYKLAKDMFEKGYLLQSLVLLFESVNSYIVSVFEKNIPFIFNKILDECSKMGVRKNYLISNFFIQSLKTRAHETDDDFVGRTMKNLKYLELSKTDIKDIRLVINTKFGSSNELAKYHKQLDDLRNDFAHGNISEEEFSHIKQEIKKLFDRYHNFINIQESL from the coding sequence ATGCCGCTTAATATAGTAAAGAAAGCAAATTCGCCTCAAATCAAAAAAAATAACGACAAAACTGCCGTCATCACGATACTTGGCATACAAGGTCAAAAAGATAACATTAAAACCGAAGGTTGCGCTAAGTATTATTTTGCTGGTGAGAACCTTGATAAATCACAAGAGTTTTTTAATACATTGCCGTTGCTCGCAGATAAATTTGGTGCAGAAAATATAGTGCCTATATATACTGCCGAAGCTAGGGAGTTTAATGAAGCCGTCGTGGCACAGTATGCGAATTTTGAGATAAATTTTAACGATGATTATAAGATAGTAGATGAGAAAAATTTTGAGGCTTTGTTTGAGATATTTGAAAGAGCGATAGATGATCTAGTAAAAAGCGGAGTCGGTAGAATAGTTTTTGATGTGACACATGGCTTCCGTCATCTGCCATTGCTAGCGCTAGTCGATCTACTTATACAAAATTTCTCAAATGTCTCCCAAATAGATCAAATTTTATTTGCTAAAGAGATAGAAAAATTTAAACTATATGAGATAATAGATCTGAGGCAATACCTAGATATCGCCAACATCGCCTTTGTGATCGCGGCTTTTTCGCAAAACTATACTCTAGCGCAGCACATAAAAACAAAGAAATTTGAGTCGCTGGTAAATGCTTTAAATGCGTTTTCGCATAATATATTAAGTCTCAATATAGCAAAGCTGAAAAGCTCGCATGGTGAGTTGATAAAAGAGCTTGATAAGATAGATGATGTCGCTCTTATATCAAGAGCTAAAAATTTAAAAGAGAAGCTAAGCAAAATATGCGACTGGGACGATAGTGCATATGTTTTTAGATATAAATTAGCTAAAGATATGTTTGAAAAGGGTTATTTGCTGCAGTCGCTAGTGCTCTTGTTTGAGAGCGTGAATAGCTATATAGTTAGCGTATTTGAAAAAAATATCCCTTTCATATTTAATAAAATTTTAGATGAATGCTCTAAAATGGGTGTGCGTAAAAATTATCTTATAAGCAATTTTTTTATTCAGTCGTTAAAAACTAGAGCGCACGAGACCGATGATGACTTTGTCGGCAGGACTATGAAAAATTTGAAGTATCTCGAACTTTCAAAAACAGATATAAAAGATATTAGACTGGTCATAAATACAAAATTTGGTTCGAGTAACGAACTGGCTAAATATCATAAGCAGTTAGATGATTTGCGCAATGACTTCGCGCACGGAAATATTAGCGAAGAAGAATTTAGTCATATTAAACAAGAGATAAAAAAGCTGTTTGATAGATATCATAATTTTATAAATATACAAGAAAGCCTATAA
- a CDS encoding helix-turn-helix transcriptional regulator, protein MDAQTRILWLLKKLNRGEIIDTAQDELWINEKDDKPRLNYKTVRRDFEAIKNVFNEIEIKRTESGCYQAINTNLLDDLLDERKRNVLKIIYAMLDKNSQKFNDNSKKTAISQMLNESFGVYDFITSPIETELDKNVIKTLEDAIRYRKKLAIEYTPTNKTDRKKFKEVKPYKILLINENLYLANTNNEYDFSLFRIAGITNLEVVKGETFNHDYNIDDFIKSIQTPFAVFSHKWKTSLVEVRLEISPKKAFLFERKNFFQSQKIIERKPDGAIVVSYHFSDLKEIEFFIMEFLGYIKILAPMELKQKIIKKIEEGKNLL, encoded by the coding sequence ATGGACGCTCAGACCAGGATACTATGGCTACTTAAAAAACTAAACCGTGGCGAGATAATTGACACCGCACAAGATGAGCTATGGATAAATGAAAAAGATGACAAACCAAGGCTTAACTATAAAACCGTAAGACGTGACTTTGAAGCAATAAAAAATGTATTTAATGAAATAGAGATAAAACGAACAGAGTCTGGTTGTTATCAGGCGATTAATACTAATTTGCTAGATGATTTGCTTGACGAAAGAAAAAGAAATGTTTTAAAAATAATCTATGCAATGCTAGACAAAAACTCTCAAAAATTCAATGACAATAGTAAAAAAACTGCAATATCTCAAATGCTAAATGAATCATTTGGTGTTTATGACTTTATCACAAGCCCGATCGAGACGGAGCTAGACAAGAACGTCATAAAAACACTAGAAGATGCGATACGCTACCGCAAAAAACTTGCGATTGAATACACTCCGACAAATAAAACTGATCGCAAAAAATTTAAAGAAGTAAAGCCGTATAAGATTTTACTAATCAATGAAAATTTATATCTGGCAAATACAAACAACGAGTATGATTTTTCACTTTTTAGGATAGCTGGGATAACAAATTTGGAGGTTGTTAAAGGTGAAACGTTTAATCACGACTATAATATCGATGATTTTATAAAAAGTATCCAGACGCCGTTTGCTGTTTTTTCGCATAAGTGGAAGACGTCACTAGTGGAGGTGCGCCTTGAGATCAGCCCGAAAAAGGCCTTTTTGTTTGAGAGAAAAAACTTTTTTCAGTCGCAAAAAATCATAGAGCGCAAGCCAGACGGGGCGATCGTAGTTAGCTACCATTTTAGCGATCTTAAAGAGATAGAGTTTTTTATTATGGAATTTTTGGGATACATTAAAATTTTAGCTCCAATGGAGCTAAAACAAAAGATTATAAAAAAGATAGAAGAAGGTAAAAATTTACTCTAG
- a CDS encoding DUF4433 domain-containing protein: MSNQAFLDGMSEIFHMTDYNNLKNILLHGLQNHYNTYKQVDISNQEVNARRERVERIYGRKIHDYVPFYFNPRNAMLYKNRNNARVVILGLDVRVIKDHRNGFLISDRNASADEAKFSRYLPDLQNPNFINFNDVFSERWCNNGVRYDDIKQKMMAEILIDDVVYSRYICSIYVKDRVCKKTIEDQLAGDLKMYNINVIVDPAKFF; the protein is encoded by the coding sequence ATGAGCAACCAAGCTTTCTTAGACGGTATGAGCGAAATTTTTCATATGACGGACTATAATAATTTAAAAAACATTTTATTACATGGCTTGCAAAATCACTACAACACCTACAAACAAGTAGATATCAGTAACCAAGAGGTTAACGCAAGACGCGAAAGGGTTGAGCGTATATATGGACGTAAAATCCACGACTATGTCCCTTTTTATTTTAACCCACGCAATGCCATGCTTTATAAAAATAGAAACAATGCTCGTGTTGTCATTTTGGGGCTTGATGTTCGGGTTATCAAAGATCATCGCAATGGTTTTTTAATCTCTGATCGCAATGCATCTGCAGATGAAGCTAAATTTAGCAGATACTTGCCTGACTTGCAAAATCCAAATTTTATAAATTTTAATGATGTTTTTTCTGAAAGATGGTGTAATAATGGCGTTAGATATGATGATATTAAGCAAAAAATGATGGCAGAAATTTTGATAGATGATGTCGTCTATAGTCGCTATATATGTTCTATATATGTTAAAGATCGGGTATGCAAAAAAACTATCGAAGATCAACTGGCTGGCGATCTTAAAATGTATAATATCAACGTCATAGTTGATCCAGCTAAATTTTTCTAA
- the cas1 gene encoding CRISPR-associated endonuclease Cas1 produces the protein MFTLNLEDIFNQTSFNHALKKLKHTSIGLDGLNIEDIYNEKFFNDLKIEILSCRYSPTPVKQYMVPKEDKNEFRHLSVPSLKDKLVQNILALELSRYFDQSFSNCSYAYRPNKSYKNAIFRARDFFKIHSYIIKTDIKNFFDNIDHEILIKILQQNITDSRIIRLIKLWISNGEFSKFNYSHHNKGVHQGDVLSPLLSNIYLNQMDTFLHKKSIDFVRYADDFVMFADNEQEAQSILDDLKNFLAIIKLTLNDTKTAIYDKNTDFTFLGVNFKGEYLSISDEKFSSTLKKLSDQINTHDIKDAITRLNNYISHLRTIKLSLFSQSQKDSFMRYFDETITNLVRKFVKTIDKQNIANALAELEFAYHINQTLKKKKLISYYKNAKLPRVKSVNNALETKKREYIRNFSHNSILHITTPFLFLGLSCGKFILRQNGKITHKFPINQITQIIINTQISLSSAIIKECCKKQIAIDFIDEKTNLSYATLFTPNQAIPKNTTLQISLLKTKKSIKIAQQFIFGKLKNQINYLKYLNKYHKELTPYIETMQEILKNKILETTNINELMGFEGSAANAYWQAISVAIGHKFNFTGRITQGATDVVNSSLNYGYAILYSKILKSIVATGLSPHVSYLHALNEQKPTLAFDLIEEFRTFIVDRTIISMVNKNEPFEISEGMLSIKTRQNITKNINERFFAYTRYRSEEIRGEDIILRQAYALKHSIVDNQKYKPFIGRFQ, from the coding sequence GTGTTTACATTAAATCTTGAGGATATTTTTAATCAAACTTCATTTAATCATGCACTAAAAAAACTAAAACACACCTCTATCGGACTAGATGGACTAAACATAGAAGATATATACAATGAAAAATTCTTTAATGATTTAAAAATAGAGATACTTAGCTGTAGGTATTCTCCGACACCTGTTAAGCAGTATATGGTACCAAAAGAAGATAAAAATGAATTTAGACATCTGTCAGTCCCATCACTTAAAGATAAGCTAGTTCAAAACATTCTAGCTTTAGAACTCTCGAGATATTTTGATCAAAGCTTCTCCAATTGCTCTTATGCTTACAGACCCAATAAATCTTATAAAAATGCCATATTTCGCGCAAGAGATTTTTTCAAAATTCATAGCTATATCATCAAAACCGACATAAAAAATTTTTTCGATAATATAGATCATGAAATCTTAATCAAAATTTTACAACAAAATATTACTGACTCACGCATCATTAGACTTATCAAGCTTTGGATAAGTAATGGCGAATTTTCTAAATTCAACTACTCACACCATAACAAAGGGGTGCATCAAGGAGATGTATTAAGCCCTCTACTATCTAACATATATCTTAATCAAATGGATACATTCTTACACAAAAAATCCATAGATTTTGTCCGATATGCGGATGATTTTGTTATGTTTGCGGACAATGAGCAAGAAGCACAAAGCATACTTGATGATCTTAAAAATTTTTTAGCCATAATCAAACTAACTCTAAATGATACTAAAACTGCCATCTACGATAAGAATACCGACTTTACTTTTTTGGGCGTGAATTTTAAAGGCGAATATTTGAGTATATCTGATGAAAAATTTTCATCAACTCTTAAAAAATTATCCGATCAAATAAACACACACGACATCAAAGATGCTATTACTCGCCTAAATAACTACATATCACATCTAAGAACTATCAAGCTCTCATTGTTTTCACAATCTCAAAAAGATAGTTTTATGCGTTACTTTGATGAAACAATTACAAATTTAGTTAGAAAATTTGTAAAAACTATAGATAAACAAAATATTGCAAATGCTTTAGCAGAGCTTGAATTTGCCTATCATATAAACCAAACTCTAAAAAAGAAAAAACTAATTTCATACTACAAAAACGCCAAACTCCCGCGTGTAAAATCCGTAAACAATGCCTTAGAAACTAAAAAACGAGAATATATAAGAAATTTCTCTCACAATAGCATCTTGCACATTACTACGCCATTCTTATTTTTAGGCTTATCGTGTGGTAAATTTATCCTCAGACAAAACGGAAAGATAACTCATAAATTTCCTATCAATCAAATTACTCAAATAATAATAAACACACAAATTTCACTAAGTTCAGCCATAATTAAAGAGTGCTGTAAAAAACAGATTGCTATAGATTTCATAGACGAAAAAACAAATCTTAGCTATGCTACTTTATTTACTCCAAATCAAGCCATACCAAAAAACACTACTCTGCAAATTTCTTTATTAAAAACTAAAAAATCTATCAAAATAGCCCAACAATTCATTTTTGGAAAGCTAAAAAACCAGATAAACTATTTAAAGTATCTAAACAAATACCACAAAGAACTAACGCCTTACATAGAAACGATGCAAGAAATTTTAAAAAATAAGATTTTAGAAACAACTAATATTAATGAACTTATGGGTTTTGAAGGTTCGGCCGCCAACGCCTATTGGCAAGCCATTTCAGTCGCTATTGGTCACAAATTCAACTTTACCGGTCGCATAACACAAGGTGCGACTGACGTTGTCAATTCATCATTAAACTATGGTTACGCGATACTTTACTCTAAAATTTTAAAATCAATCGTAGCAACAGGATTGTCGCCCCATGTATCGTATTTGCATGCGCTTAACGAACAAAAGCCGACACTAGCTTTTGATCTCATAGAAGAATTTAGAACTTTTATAGTAGATCGCACAATTATCTCAATGGTAAATAAAAATGAGCCGTTTGAAATATCAGAAGGTATGCTTTCTATAAAAACACGCCAAAACATTACCAAAAATATAAACGAGAGATTTTTTGCTTATACACGTTATCGAAGTGAAGAAATAAGAGGAGAAGATATCATATTGCGCCAAGCATACGCCCTAAAACACTCTATTGTGGATAATCAAAAGTACAAGCCATTTATTGGGAGATTTCAATGA
- the csm2 gene encoding type III-A CRISPR-associated protein Csm2, protein MKVEFVLDYKKDIELFNKTAEAMADSIASAKPETNTTQMRKFYDSVLELYDRSLMAEKDFNEILPFVKMLNSKVSYAKERKHANDAFVGMINDCVRQVDSKEKLEVFKLFFEAVLGFSKSKKDKR, encoded by the coding sequence ATGAAAGTTGAATTTGTGCTTGACTACAAAAAAGATATTGAGTTATTTAATAAGACGGCTGAAGCTATGGCAGATAGCATAGCAAGTGCTAAGCCTGAGACTAATACTACTCAAATGAGAAAATTTTACGACTCTGTTTTAGAACTTTATGATCGCTCTTTAATGGCAGAGAAAGATTTTAATGAGATTTTACCGTTTGTCAAGATGCTCAATTCAAAAGTGAGTTACGCAAAAGAGCGCAAACATGCAAATGATGCTTTTGTTGGTATGATAAATGATTGTGTTAGGCAAGTTGATAGCAAAGAAAAGCTAGAAGTTTTTAAATTATTTTTTGAAGCTGTTTTAGGTTTTAGTAAAAGCAAAAAGGATAAAAGATGA
- the csm3 gene encoding type III-A CRISPR-associated RAMP protein Csm3 codes for MKIYELKGQIKLLSGLHIGGGDDTMKIGGIDNQVIKQINSKEPYIPGSSLKGKMRSLLEWDLRLVNISDDQSRGKPFSAKFLGLVPESERKNAENLLKIFGDSDTQANKFGITRISFSDCPLTQDIRNKAKVGALKLTEGKYENVIDRVKGTASNPRQTERVSAGIEFEYDIKLKTIDNDDKAEFFTLIERAMTLLERDYLGGSGSRGYGRIEFSNKNNWNEL; via the coding sequence ATGAAAATTTATGAGTTAAAAGGTCAAATAAAGCTTTTAAGCGGACTTCATATAGGCGGTGGTGATGATACTATGAAAATAGGTGGTATAGACAATCAGGTAATTAAGCAAATAAACTCAAAAGAGCCTTATATACCAGGTAGTTCATTAAAAGGCAAGATGAGAAGTTTGCTTGAGTGGGATTTGCGTCTTGTTAATATTAGCGATGATCAAAGCAGAGGCAAGCCTTTTTCAGCTAAATTTTTAGGTCTAGTTCCAGAGTCTGAAAGAAAAAATGCAGAAAATTTATTAAAAATTTTTGGAGACAGTGATACGCAAGCCAATAAATTTGGCATAACTCGCATTAGTTTTTCAGACTGCCCTTTAACACAAGATATTCGTAATAAGGCTAAAGTCGGTGCTTTGAAACTAACCGAAGGAAAATATGAAAACGTAATAGACAGGGTAAAAGGAACAGCAAGCAATCCACGTCAAACAGAGCGAGTTTCGGCAGGTATAGAATTTGAATATGATATAAAACTAAAGACGATTGACAATGATGATAAAGCCGAGTTTTTTACTTTAATAGAGCGTGCAATGACTTTGCTTGAAAGAGATTATCTTGGCGGAAGTGGTTCTCGTGGGTACGGAAGAATAGAATTTAGCAACAAAAACAACTGGAATGAGTTATGA
- the csm4 gene encoding type III-A CRISPR-associated RAMP protein Csm4, with amino-acid sequence MKLYKTTLMPVSSFATQLKGDTFFGMLCWAIRYKFGEEKLKKLIKDYDKNPFLIVSDGFLSGFLPKPTMPSQMLGENKDFKKENRKKLWISYENLINSKFSQAKTADEVGEILKEKGFETYKEKAEIITKNIINYTSFTADDPYSELEFVLPPQDIYILLDDNKFGLAELKEAICLIGQIGYGKNASIGKGRFEISDFAEILQWSSSKAFMTLSPCVLQGIGDTKECFYEPFTRFGKHGGYLASSGKFEKSPLLLANTGAVVVFKENRDIKFIGKMITGHSEQKDTIHQGYSIVLPIKLIGD; translated from the coding sequence ATGAAATTATATAAAACAACCTTAATGCCTGTATCGTCGTTTGCGACACAGTTAAAAGGCGATACCTTTTTTGGTATGCTTTGCTGGGCTATAAGGTATAAATTTGGTGAAGAGAAGTTAAAGAAACTTATAAAAGATTATGATAAAAATCCATTTTTAATAGTCTCTGATGGTTTTTTGAGCGGTTTTTTACCAAAACCTACTATGCCTAGCCAAATGTTGGGTGAAAATAAAGATTTCAAGAAGGAAAATAGAAAGAAGCTTTGGATTAGTTATGAAAATTTGATTAATTCTAAATTTTCACAAGCAAAAACAGCTGATGAAGTTGGTGAAATTTTAAAAGAAAAAGGTTTTGAAACTTACAAAGAAAAAGCTGAAATCATTACAAAAAATATTATAAATTACACTTCTTTTACTGCTGATGACCCTTATAGCGAACTTGAGTTTGTATTGCCACCACAAGATATTTACATCCTTCTGGATGATAACAAATTTGGCTTAGCAGAACTCAAAGAGGCTATTTGCCTGATAGGACAGATCGGATATGGTAAAAATGCAAGCATAGGTAAAGGCAGATTTGAGATAAGCGATTTTGCAGAGATATTGCAATGGAGTAGCAGCAAGGCTTTTATGACTCTTAGTCCTTGTGTTTTACAAGGTATTGGCGATACAAAAGAGTGCTTTTATGAGCCATTTACTAGATTTGGCAAGCATGGTGGATATTTGGCAAGTAGCGGTAAATTTGAAAAGTCTCCACTCCTTTTGGCCAACACAGGCGCCGTTGTTGTGTTTAAAGAAAATCGCGACATAAAATTTATTGGCAAAATGATTACGGGACACTCAGAGCAAAAAGACACTATTCATCAGGGCTATTCAATAGTTTTACCGATAAAGTTAATAGGAGATTAA